In Setaria italica strain Yugu1 chromosome I, Setaria_italica_v2.0, whole genome shotgun sequence, the genomic window GACTGGACAGGAAATTTTGCTGTAGGATCTACCGTGTgtacttcttcatcttctttataaCCTACCGTGTGTACTTGGAATCTGGACAAAAGATAGTAGATAATTTGCTGTCACTGTTGGTGGCCACAAGTCCACTTGAGCACGTACTGCAAATTGACCTCAATTTGTACTCTTGGCGTACGAGATGCTCATGGTCCtacatttatttcttttatttttttaatctttgtATGAGTATGATTCAGCAACCAGCAACTGCTGCAAGTTGATAAATCCTGGTGTTCGTTCCATCTGGTCAGTCAATCAAAGGGCCACAGGACCACACCGCCTCAGATCCAAACCTGACACTGACCCGGTAGCGCTTGGCAGTCCCGTTGCCCATTTGAGTGATCAGATCACACCTCACTAGCAAGAATGCTGAAGAAAACATGTGGATCACACTTCACTGAACAAGAATGCAGAAGAAAACATGTGTGGAGTGTAGAACAGAATGACCTCCAgaatgcaattggttttgtacttAAGCAGAACCAAAGCCTTGCAGGCCCCTGAAGATGACGCATGATGGAAGATGGATCACAGATGCAACAGAGAAGTCTGAATTTACCACGCTTGCAAAGGTTTAATCGCAGAGCCATCACATTTCTGGGAGCCTACGGCTGGCTCAACACCAATTCCCGTCACAAATGGTgctgatggatcaaatctaacCCTAACAATAATCCAAGCATGGATGGAACCTGCAGTCCGCAATTTCCTtccagaagagaagagaaggggtTAAAAAACGAAAAGGTTCCTACATGAATGATACTGACAACAGACATCAAATATGCTCAAGCTGTCAGATTGTTTATGCTCTTATGATCATCTCCAGCGAAACAAGCATCTATAGGAATGACAGGCATAGCTGGAGAAGCACAAGCAGGAGCATCAAGAGGAAGTTGCTTCCGAGCCGCTGCAGCCTCCATGAGAAGGCAGAGTCAACCTCGATCATGATACCGAATCTGCATGTCCCAGTGCTGGGGTCTTGGCCCGTGGTCGTCGCGAGGTTTTGAAACCCACAGGCCACATCGTCTTGGTCATTCTTCTGGTAGTAGTTGTTGAACGCATATGAGATGTTGCCGCGCACGTCCAGCATCCCACATGAAGTCTTGTAACCAAGGCTGGTGCAGTCTGCCATGGAACACGCATAAGCCACGTTGTCTGCAAGCCTCGGTTCGGTGAGGCTCACCGAAGGCTTCAGTACGCACCACTTCTTTTCAAGGTACTTAACGCCCCTTGCTCTCACAAGGCCACCTGAATTTGCTGTCCCAAGATTCAGTTGGTACTTTGGCTGGCCATCATAAGTAAAGATCCCCCAGTGCCGCTCGAAATTTCCTGGTTGTATGCTCTTCTCATCCTCATCAATTAGACTGAATAAGTAAGCATCAACAGGTCCAGGCCGCATCGGTGTCCCTCGCCCAGAAGCAATATGAGTCATGAAGCCTTGGTTGAAGCGCTGAGCCATCTGAGCATTGGCATTCCTGTCCCCATCAGTAGGCCATCCAATCTCCCCAACAATGACTGGGAGGTTTCCAAAGCCATTCTTTTTCAGAGCCCATATAAGTGTGTCATGGTTCGCATCAAACATGTTTGTATAAGTGATGGATCCATCAACGATGGGCGTCGAGGCCCCCTCAAAGAAGGCATAGTCCACAGGGAAGTTTGGATCAATGTAGAGGCTTATGAAAGGGTATATGTTGACAGTGAAAGCTCCACCATTGTCACTGAGCAATTTTACGATAGCGATCATTAGATCATGAATATCTGTGCGGAAGTCCCCATCAGAAGGCTTGCTAGTTGGTGATGCATAGACATCAGCATTGAGAGGGCATGTGACTTTAACTTGATTGCCCAAACCGGCCTTTATAAGTGCACTTTGTATGTTTTTTATGGCAGGATAAGTGGTTTGCAGAAAGCTTCCATTGTATGTCTCCAAGAAAGGCTCATTCCCAACTGCAACGTACCTAACAGTGAAATAGGACAAATAAAGGGGTGAGACCACACATCATGCAGATGGTACTGAGTTAACATCAAGAACTTATCATTGGCAGAAAAATCAATGGAATTGGTTGTGGGATTCAGAACATGAAGCAAAGTACTATCTTGCACAAACTACCTTTCATTTACAACATGCGGTTGTGTCATGATGTGCACACAAGTAGCTCAGATGGCATGCTGATATGCATATTCCCAGAGTCATTGTTCATTACTCATAGTGCTGGTAGTGAACATTTGAGGGCAAACCACATATAGCTAGTTCAGAATGTTACTGGCACAGTGTTTTATAAATTGCAATAGAGTACTTAACAATCAAGGTAGACTGTTGCTTAATGCaacaaaaatgttgaaatagcttACCTGAACAAGATGTGTATATGAAAATTTTAAAAGAAGAAGATATGAAAAGACTGATAGCTGTATGTTTTCCATAAAAGCTGGAACAGGAGAGGATTGATGAAGCTGTTTTCTGAGTTCTGTTAGTCAATTCACAAATCTGAGTTTGAGAAGGACATTGATATTAATCTATCTAAGCTATCAGGTACTGTAGGAAGGCAAAAGGAAGCGAACATTGTGCCTGTTGCGCATTCTGCCTACGTGGCGTAGTTATCCTTTTAAAGAGCTCTGCTTGCAAGCAGTGGTGATGCCAAGGATCGACGTAGGGAGAAGTGGCCAATCTAATACACCACggtgcatgtacaaaatatgctgATTAATTCAAAACTcactaaaaaaagaataaagggCACCAGACAGATTATAATCAGGTGAGTTTTGAAGTagtaataaaaaaagaaataaagcttTGGAATATAGCATACATTGTGATGGACTGATGGTGATTACTATGTGCATAATTAGTGTACTTTGATAACATATGAACAGCAGTTCTGATGATTTATGTGTACTTTTCTAGGCACATGCTATTTAGCAgtttaatatatattttttttaaaaaaatgtgttGGAAGTTTGATACATGGAATTATGGATCATGTGTGAACAACATTTTGAAAATACTTCTAAAACATTGAGAAGGAGTACAAACAATATCTTGCTAAGATCGATTCGCTAATCGCCACAGTTGAGGTACAGATAGTTTCCTTTTTAGAGTGAGTACTCTTGATGTGGAAAAATGAAATCAACAATGCTAAAAAAAACGAGTTTTCCTTCTAGAACCAGACATGGTGTTAAAAAGTTCTTCAAAAAACTGAAGCTTCCAACTTCTGGCAAAATGCATTTTCGAAATAATTTTCTACATTTAGAGTAATAGCATATAAATAGGCCATCCACCCATCAAGCAATCCACACAATCCAACAGAAAGTGAAATAAGAAGCATAAAGTAGTAATAGGATAAATGCCTGAGGTAAGTTGATTAAATCATAAATGCACAAGCTATCATACAAGAGGGACAGGACAACTATGCTCCATTGAAAGAAGGAATGCAAATAAAGGAGTGGCCAAAATGGATGCATTCTCTCCGTAGGGTAAGGTCCACCTCTTTAAAGGGCGTTGAGAAGCCACTGAATGCTACCGGGTGTCTTCAAGGGTCAGGTTCGTTTGAAATCATTCCTTTCAAAAAAGTTGTTTGCTTAGGGAAAAAAGGACGTTTAAAACCTCATAATCACTAGTAGTTGACTGCTAGCATCTTATAGCTCATAAA contains:
- the LOC101754762 gene encoding glucan endo-1,3-beta-glucosidase 6 — its product is MGSGSGHGAAAAAAVVLVSWLCAAVVGVGAIGANWGTQTSHPLPPDTVVRMLKDNGFQKVKLFDAEDGTMNALKKSGLEVMVGIPNDMLLTMATNMKAAEKWVDTNVSSYLNDGVSVRYVAVGNEPFLETYNGSFLQTTYPAIKNIQSALIKAGLGNQVKVTCPLNADVYASPTSKPSDGDFRTDIHDLMIAIVKLLSDNGGAFTVNIYPFISLYIDPNFPVDYAFFEGASTPIVDGSITYTNMFDANHDTLIWALKKNGFGNLPVIVGEIGWPTDGDRNANAQMAQRFNQGFMTHIASGRGTPMRPGPVDAYLFSLIDEDEKSIQPGNFERHWGIFTYDGQPKYQLNLGTANSGGLVRARGVKYLEKKWCVLKPSVSLTEPRLADNVAYACSMADCTSLGYKTSCGMLDVRGNISYAFNNYYQKNDQDDVACGFQNLATTTGQDPSTGTCRFGIMIEVDSAFSWRLQRLGSNFLLMLLLVLLQLCLSFL